GTGACCATGCAAATTCCATGGTCACCATTTGGGGCCAAAAATCTCTAATCCACAAAGAACCAATGATGCATGACCATCTCACCCACCAAAATCTTTCCCCTATCGCTTCCATCCTTCCAACACTAATCTTCCTTTACACCACCACTAGCGGGATATATGATCTTTATGAAGCAAAGCGCAATCTCATCATCTCCAAACCTATCTTCAACTCACAAGGCAGGCACCAGCAATGGCAACCTCTAGCTTGCTTCCCACACCCACCATCCAAAAACACCACCACAACCTCACCCCGTCCAACATCTCATTCCAAGGTCTTAGACCCCTCACCAAGGCCAAAACCGCCTCCCTCTCCAAGATCACCCTCACTGCACCAAAAAGAAGCTTAGCTGTGAAAGCAGAGCTTAACCCATCATTGGTCATAAGCTTGAGCACAGGGGTATCACTCTTTTTGGGAAGGTTTGTGTTCTTTAACTTCCAAAGGGAGAACGTGGCAAAACAAGTGCCTGAGCAGAATGGTTTGACTCACTTTGAGGCAGGAGATGAGCGTGCCAAGGAATATGTTAGCCTCCTGAAATCAAATGATCCAGTTGGTTTCAACATTGTTGATGTTCTTGCTTGGGGATCCATTGGCCATATTGTTGCCTACTACATCTTGGCCACAGCCAGCAATGGCTATGACTGGGACCCCAGCTTCCCATGTTGCTTTTAGATCATATCACCATTTCTTTAATCGATTGTGCTTCACTTATGTAAACCTTGTATAGTGGTAGTGGTTTATTAGAGAGgcttctttcttctccttttggttttcacctttttttctctctcaaaaggTTTGGATGATCCTCTCTATGTGTAATCTTCACTTACCTTGCTTTGTGATGTTCACTTACCTTGCTTTGTGATGTTCTATTGAAGCACCAAAATGTCTTGCACTCTTCACAATTTTTTGGAGCAGAGGCACTTGAGCCACAAATGTTGATGATTGATGAATTGGGTTGTGCCTTGCTGAAAATACAACCAACTAGAAGGGCATTAGTCCCAAAGCACACATTCCAATGCATTGATTTTGCGAAATACAGAATTTCAATGCATTCCAGCAGCCTTCAGGTCTGTGAGTTCCAAGTAAAACTTTCGGAGTTCAAAATTATAGCAtcaattttaaagattaaagagGGGTGCATGCTAGGCTGCCCTTGCTCCAATGCTGGTTTCCTAGTGCTCCATTTCTTTTTACACAAAGGGAAAAAGAGAAACGAGCAAGCAAAACTATTGGCATTTTACtataagaaataaaaccaaTATTGTTGCAAATTGTAATACATATTTTTCACCACCCTCTTGGAATTATTTTCTAAGGATATTTGCACTTGTAGAATATGAATATATTTGCGGAGAAGCCAAGAGTGAAGGACTCATTGCACACAACAACAACCATACAATTGGCACTCAAAACACATACTatataaagaaattagaaattGCTAAGTATACTTAATCAATCAATTCATTCAggaaaattacataaaaaaattattattaacataattagagtttaatattgtgatattatattgtatttataTGGAAAGTAAAAACAAGATACACGCCACTTGACTCCTCTTttagtatgatttttttataattttcttttgaagatTATTTTCCATGTTGAATGAGATTTATGGTCAAATATTCATAgttgaaatagaaaacaaatctctGAAAATAGGATAAAGTAAAGTAttgtaagaattttaaaaagttttaaattttgaaattcttgtccaCTTGTCCTTACTCTTTACATCCTCATCACTTACAAGTTACAACTCCCCTACCTTAATTACAGTCTTCCTCAAAGAGAGGGCTctaattttctattattatcCTATCAAACCAAGTGAAATACAATTACCATGATAACCTTTCAATTTGCAAGTTGCAAGTACAACCATTTATACTTTATAGTAGCTTTTGATCTAATTCTAATCCTCCCCTCTTCTTTTATTTACCTCACAAAATATTTCTGGGATTTTCGTGCTCTTCTAAtcttataaaaatcttatttttatctcttacaTCTTCATATCTATAGGCTAACTGAAGTCTTTCTGTTTGTGTTCTTGTCTTGTAAAAGtaaaagggaaaaattaaaatttctattaGTCTActtatatccttttttttttgtctacccaaaacaaaaatgtcTACCCGAGACCCAACTGCTACAGCTATTTCACCTCAGCAACAAGAATTACACAGTGAGAGCATAAATGGCCAATCTTTCAGGTCCTATCCTCCAGCTACAGCCAAGTACGAAGATATTGCTCAAAGTTCAGACCTTTTTTGGGAAAAGCTCAAAGTTTTTCATCAATCCTTTGGCACCAAATTCATGTAAGTTGGTTTTCCTGCTAAccctttatatttgtttatgttattattatttttatctggGTCCATCTTATT
This is a stretch of genomic DNA from Populus alba chromosome 11, ASM523922v2, whole genome shotgun sequence. It encodes these proteins:
- the LOC118029430 gene encoding photosystem I reaction center subunit V, chloroplastic, whose product is MATSSLLPTPTIQKHHHNLTPSNISFQGLRPLTKAKTASLSKITLTAPKRSLAVKAELNPSLVISLSTGVSLFLGRFVFFNFQRENVAKQVPEQNGLTHFEAGDERAKEYVSLLKSNDPVGFNIVDVLAWGSIGHIVAYYILATASNGYDWDPSFPCCF